From a region of the Dictyostelium discoideum AX4 chromosome 2 chromosome, whole genome shotgun sequence genome:
- the comF-2 gene encoding hypothetical protein, translating to MKIYKKNHFLKILIIFIYLSCNILKVNADGTFSTIQPSTDIKFDKSNLEFVAEWDVSANSISNVVGSTDSSEFSLNYGVWGPTYNYLIAKNKSPSIKANVDYTFSFDFKLGKALGEYNNYQSMVLSFYIPEDIAYFPWEIRTPLYTTNEFSGNFASTSYQSKILTFRSTVDIGNSIMVLRINRATETGPTASSVYFRNMKITIPSKPITTPTDLLTKDSELIVIPKPPISLDLQDLTKCPYLTASDLYNWHDPTIWPNGVVPSPNQNITIPAGKRVLISASSISQTQIYSRIVVPVNSELIFNDQNFTMNIRDIYVQGKFIMGTSLCRYNSFINIIFHGEKTLQDTIAQFYGSKGIAVASGGFISVQGKQYHNTWSKLASNVWSGDRVIWIQDNVNWEVGQQVLITTSVYKDELDNQNEILTIKAIEGKKIEFTEPIKWFKYGSQEYQSEVALLSRRIVFSSDESSSVSTSFGGHILSSGEMQFAGVQLKRMGQKNVKARYPLHYHLGGTLNNSFISDCSVTNSYYRCYTIHGTNNVTLTRNVAYDAFGHCYYLEDGVEVDNRISFNLGAYVHTIGKPAAGASQIGETFYQSSELTQPADSAASCFYITNSWNSFIGNAASGGWAGFAFPNLPKPIGNHRTLNIIPMQYPIKEWQGNTAHSSGYYFEDGASIYVGGNLTFNEANGMLIYNSGRLGRTTYVNGVKNENNVVFDRLNNTKIFLSNLGVGYWGENIEIVGYESHDNTRPVSLFGNVWLHNALVNGQSGNILTKNSETTRQGFRFYDFYVQTIISNTIFRNFIHSTAATKRDEDNVVITATTFSDVFKPQFISATKNITFQNVPQSQIIGHEDVANSGSSRLFNFLDGDGSVTSSFTGKPGIPQIVGSHVSWWKFDDSCLFSTEWNVWVCNKGTKGLANIEFWVPGFMERELEQDPDSYIGSISLFGSGINDERKTLLTRNPGITGVSNMGWYAYFTIGTPNYLRIWTAQIAFGEYIFLAIPYPTGTTFTITSEYDYSNQYTYTITKTTSALAVKQGNGKQYYFDGTHLFLKLVNFMNTGGSWESFDRVGIKIPDVYWTYIYNIRATNTAKPSVNGYFLNLPDVRPSSTL from the exons atgaagaTCTATAAAaagaatcattttttaaaaattttaataatatttatttatttatcgtgtaatattttaaag gtAAATGCAGATGGTACATTTTCAACAATTCAACCAAGTAcagatattaaatttgataaatcaaatttagaatttgTTGCCGAATGGGATGTTAGTGCAAATAGTATTTCAAATGTTGTAGGTAGTACAGATTCAAgtgaattttcattaaattatgGTGTATGGGGACCAacatataattatttaatcgcaaaaaataaatcaccaTCAATAAAGGCAAATGTTGATTatacattttcatttgattttaaactTGGTAAAGCTTTAGgagaatataataattatcaaagTATGGTATTATCTTTTTACATTCCAGAGGATATCGCATACTTTCCATGGGAAATTCGTACACCATTATATACAACCAATGAATTCAGTGGTAATTTCGCATCTACAAGTTATCAATCAAAGATTTTAACATTTAGATCAACAGTTGATATTGGTAATTCAATAATGGTACTCCGTATAAACCGTGCAACTGAAACTGGTCCAACTGCATCAAGTGtttattttagaaatatGAAAATTACAATTCCATCAAAACCAATTACAACACCAACTGATTTATTAACAAAAGATTCtgaattaattgtaattCCAAAACCACCAATTTCATTAGACCTACAGGATTTAACAAAATGTCCATATCTAACTGCAAGTGATTTATATAATTGGCATGATCCAACCATTTGGCCAAATGGTGTTGTACCATCaccaaatcaaaatataacAATACCTGCTGGTAAACGTGTTTTAATATCTGCTTCTTCAATTTCACAAACTCAAATTTACTCAAGAATTGTTGTACCTGTAAATAGTGAATTAATATTCAATGATCAAAATTTCACAATGAATATTAGAGATATATATGTTCAAGGTAAATTCATTATGGGTACAAGTTTATGTCGTTACAATTcctttatcaatattatattCCATGGTGAAAAAACTTTACAAGATACAATTGCTCAATTCTATGGATCGAAAGGTATTGCTGTTGCTTCTGGTGGTTTCATTTCAGTTCAAGGTAAACAATATCATAATACATGGAGTAAACTTGCTTCAAATGTGTGGTCTGGCGATAGAGTAATTTGGATTCAAGATAATGTAAATTGGGAAGTTGGTCAACAAGTTTTAATTACAACATCAGTTTACAAAGATGAATTAgataatcaaaatgaaattttgaCAATTAAAGCTATTGAAGGTAAGAAAATTGAATTCACTGAACCAATTAAATGGTTTAAATATGGTTCTCAAGAATATCAAAGTGAAGTTGCACTTCTTTCAAGAAGAATTGTATTCTCAAGTGATGAATCTTCATCTGTTTCAACTTCATTTGGTGGTCATATTCTATCTTCTGGTGAAATGCAATTCGCTGGtgttcaattaaaaagaatgggTCAAAAGAATGTAAAAGCACGTTATCcacttcattatcatttaggTGGTACactaaataattcatttatttctGATTGTTCAGTTACTAATAGTTATTATCGTTGTTATACAATTCATGGTACCAATAATGTTACATTAACAAGAAAtg ttgCTTATGATGCATTTGgccattgttattatttagaagatggtgttgaagttgataatagaatttcatttaatctTGGTGCATATGTTCATACAATTGGTAAACCTGCTGCTGGTGCATCTCAAATTG GTGAAACATTTTATCAAAGTAGTGAATTAACTCAACCAGCAGACTCTGCAGCCTCTTGTTTCTACATTACAAATTCATGGAATTCATTTATTGGAAACGCTGCAAGTGGTGGTTGGGCAGGTTTTGCTTTCCCAAATTTA cCAAAACCAATAGGTAATCATAGAACTCTTAATATTATACCAATGCAGTATCCTATTAAAGAATGGCAAGGAAATACAGCCCACTCGAGTGGTTATTACTTTGAAGATGG tgcATCAATTTATGTTGGTGGTAATTTAACATTTAATGAAGCAAATGGAatgttaatttataattcagGTAGATTAGGTAGAACTACATATGTAAATGGtgtaaaaaatgaaaataatgttgtttttgatagattaaataatacaaagatatttttatcaaatttaggTGTTGGATATTGGGGTGAAAATATAGAGATTGTAGGTTATGAATCACATGATAATACACGTCCTGTATCACTTTTTGGTAACGTTTGGTTACATAATGCACTTGTTAATGGTCAATCTGGTAATATTTTAACTAAAAATTCAGAGACAACAAGACAAGGTTTCCGTTTCTATGATTTTTATGTTCAAACcataatttcaaatactatttttagaaattttattcattcaACAGCTGCAACTAAACGTGATGAAGATAATGTTGTTATTACAGCTACTACATTTAGTGATGTATTTAAACCACAATTTATTTCAGCAACTAAAAATATTACATTTCAAAATGTACCACAATCTCAAATCATTGGACATGAAGATGTTGCAAATTCTGGTAGTAgtagattatttaatttccttgatggtgatggttcAGTAACAAGTTCATTCACTGGTAAACCTGGTATACCACAAATTGTTGGTTCTCATGTATCATGGTGGAAATTTGATGATTCTTGTTTATTCAGTACAGAATGGAATGTTTGGGTTTGTAATAAAGGTACTAAAGGTCTTGctaatattgaattttggGTACCAGGTTTTATGGAACGTGAACTTGAACAAGACCCAGATTCATACATTGGTTCAATTAGTTTATTTGGTAGTGGTATAAATGATGAAAGAAAAACATTATTAACTAGAAATC ctGGTATTACTGGTGTTTCAAATATGGGTTGGTATGCTTATTTCACAATTGGTACACCAAATTATTTAAGGATATGGACAGCTCAAATTGCATTTGgtgaatatatttttttagcTATACCATATCCAACTGGTACAACTTTTACAATTACAAGTGAGTATGATTATTCTAATCAATATACATACACTATTACAAAGACAACATCTGCACTTGCAGTTAAACAAGGTAATGGCAAACAATACTACTTTGATGGTactcatttatttttaaaactcgTCAATTTTATGAATACTGGTGGAAGTTGGGAAAGTTTCGATAGAGTTGGTATAAAGATTCCAGATGTATATTGGACATACATTTACAATATTCGTGCTACAAATACTGCTAAACCATCTGTAAATGgttactttttaaatttaccagATGTTAGACCATCTTCAACTTTATAA
- a CDS encoding esterase/lipase/thioesterase domain-containing protein, which yields MSDIEKEENKDSSPPTTPPTGGPTKNNDIDDDEKENKIERSLTENLNKRFYNNNNNNSNNSNGEEIEDIDYKNFKTIKEFGYYYNDKGELRSIEGEEKFKFINQQQYDRLGDIIVKTIQNKMKSEPINLEEHWIPKGETNQCNIFTSKDFFENPTKLMVFINGSGAVKSGQWARSLCINDTLNTGSILPYLNDAISNDFSIIVLNPNYNVFEERIIEEGEEQKEKAKEEEEKKDDNGKLLKKKRVDNSIKGSENSNNHILTVYDEFIKKSPAKEIVIVAHSFGGVNTTYLLDNRGEEIADRLKSIAFTDSVHSLSPKSSSFTKSFFADENKTKNWVKSDKKLNTDLGFSKLQGCNIASSGHRVHEFTSSACRVPLFQFILNSLKK from the coding sequence atgtcagacattgaaaaagaagaaaataaagatagtTCACCACCAACTACACCACCAACAGGAGGACccacaaaaaataatgatattgatgatgatgaaaaagaaaataaaattgaaagatCATTAACagagaatttaaataaaagattttacaacaacaacaacaacaatagtaataattctaatggtgaagaaattgaagatattgattataaaaattttaaaactattaaagaatttggatattattataatgataaaGGTGAATTAAGAAGTATTGAAGGTGAagagaaatttaaatttataaatcaacaacagtATGATAGGTTAGGTGATATTATTGTGAAAAccattcaaaataaaatgaaatcgGAACCAATCAATTTAGAGGAGCATTGGATACCAAAAGGTGAAACCAACCAATGTAACATTTTCACAAGTAAAGATTTCTTTGAAAACCCAACAAAGCTTATGGTATTCATTAATGGTAGTGGTGCAGTTAAATCTGGTCAATGGGCAAGAAGTCTATGTATAAATGACACACTAAACACTGGTTCGATTTTACCTTATTTGAATGACgcaatttcaaatgatttctCAATCATAGTTTTAAATCCAAATTATAATGTATTTGAAGAAAGAATAATTGAAGAAGGAgaagaacaaaaagaaaaagcaaaagaagaggaagaaaaaaaagatgataatggtaaactattaaaaaagaaaagagtagataattcaatcaaaggtagtgaaaattcaaataatcatATTTTAACAGTTTATGATGAATTTATAAAGAAATCACCAGCAAAAGAGATTGTAATTGTTGCACATAGTTTTGGTGGTGTGAATACTACATATCTATTGGATAATAGAGGTGAAGAGATTGCTGATAGATTAAAATCCATTGCATTCACTGATTCCGTTCATTCATTATcaccaaaatcatcatctttCACTAAGTCATTCTTTgctgatgaaaataaaacaaagaaTTGGGTAAAAAGtgataaaaagttaaatacAGATTTaggattttcaaaattacaaGGTTGCAATATAGCCTCATCTGGTCACAGAGTTCACGAATTCACTTCCTCAGCTTGTAGAGTACctttatttcaatttattttaaattcattaaaaaaataa